CTCCTCCGGAACTGGCGGCGGATGTGATTGATAAAGGAATGGTTCTTTCCGGCGGCGGGGCGCTCCTTCGAAATTTGGATCAACTTATCACAAAAACAATTGGCGTCCCATGTTATGTGGCTGACGATGCGCTATTTTGCGTGATAAAAGGAATCGGAATCGCTCTTGATAATCTGGAAGTGTACAAGAGGACAATAATGATGACTAAGTAACGCTAATTGTCGCGAATGTTAAACTAATGTATTCGAATTCATTCGTTTATAATTTGCGGATATTCGCGATA
The sequence above is a segment of the Parcubacteria group bacterium genome. Coding sequences within it:
- a CDS encoding rod shape-determining protein, encoding PPELAADVIDKGMVLSGGGALLRNLDQLITKTIGVPCYVADDALFCVIKGIGIALDNLEVYKRTIMMTK